Proteins found in one Streptococcus anginosus subsp. whileyi MAS624 genomic segment:
- a CDS encoding PBECR4 domain-containing protein: protein MVNETTSKSANYGSKSRKERVDLARSRDILDVAEQLGMELERAGRDYRWKEHDSLVITPNKNVWKWFSRDQGGDVIALVETIKEINFNQAIDYLNDGVFKTFDYSGKQEKQEPFRYLMEKYEHPDFEIARNYLKNERGLSDETINFFLTSGKMAEATRKKGDYFEPAIVFKYKDLDGKLVGASLQGIVENRVQHPERGRLKQIIQNSDSMQGFSVDVGNPKRLVFAEAPIDLMSYYQANKEHLNDVRLVAMDGLKESTIGFHLAQLQSELSGRPLNWSRQQLADGVNIAAQNGFFKYGKRSDMITLAVDNDAAGNNFITNFLKKEIPVQIDIPPILYRNRDKADWNDYLTRPATPGTVLYHVYSFDRENEDYHYHGYYPEELAVFKQKELTSDKVKVVTSKEILMKEEIEPSIAFTEEVLQDSASQKVLTSIQELQDRSYANQISYSSLTGNIKTLTESVQNKVQRGQLSIHLSDEVYFYTLVNYTGWSYPMQQLKPAALDVLIEHRSFFESINETNIERFKEKGTPEQNQMYQLLKGIQKELGRSDTSTIFSEEVAISAYNLNNRLDSLTAENWGKSISEPLNSLGRDTWNILSYPANQLDTPNNDYFYQLVPYHLLEYLEHSTGQTEISVDVYEQILDKLKYRSVEVIPPEEDIKKTQNEDSLQNITQEKDQKDNSRLAQAQRKLNRLKGELDNSIQAAQEHQNLTNGQPMNDKRNGAAFFKKQEQLENKVFSTMDEIKKQEERVEKLQYQKELKEKGLNRQGNGLEMSVQNLPKIREEIEKADRGESMFTKETIKRYRQELERLEAAQNKAEGVIIQPAAQSLIDEGIVNQWQKRPDTYFVKGLRRVALELTEEGNFQISSNWKYQPKTEDEKEKVEDLLSRQSLQQEHIIKEHVEVKPQLQVAFDFSENQVLSNKYHEGDIVLYQEFVKDFYPEMIRRRTESVALQNGYDKTYFALLDENNNELVKDIRFDLGDPTTRLSEKCENYLPPKYLTIAKKIDQNYFGDQSSIQEVTENIKKAPEQAQEQMIDRTNGGTGSLQPEAEGSTSPVLETSTFERSVTSRPTSSYPYLHFTTNYAEVQKRIGNYHPITPVDLKRLNQYAPSIQSTARWYLDELADSKISFIYADRGIENILEVTFQKENFIHLSGIRPFEEGKGAADFLEDFASGYGFYDGMLISNAIKDKLQVLPMLQDILEPQSFVLDDLTSVEKLHNLNMSEAIKSKDEDFLLLFKDAGDEKIPASLMKLKGELATNVQDLAEKTILGIYRERNGQIEQLAINDDYVKDDGEEMLSVLKNRQYEEILERIEPQNEQLSQLENQSLNQELGKDLDRPLNVLESVSEDAEMGQEASSIGSPKQELKDGLARRVEEIIKQNQKEALVASIPELQEKLSRESDLIGSSLTDEGMLYTHQESFGKDYQLELAVHSSIAVESLTEQPAPWSLAVLKDNQILGYLAYGSDWGNDFQIEDNLEGLVEQILSEEVSKGLYSQEEIDTFLKEFQVGEDRQNNQVEEFSSDAPFDYEKASAYELSEIAFQKIREFTQSPEELAHYMDFMSKFPTLSPRNAALVQAQWPGANAVATFNQWKALGETLGISSDDVVQTTNTFTNKRTGNSQEVTKQTLSVKAGEHAQITLFRPVMEEMIPVFDENGKQVINGKGHPKFKKKKEASLEEKQLIAEGKLKVVRFQVRDLLKGQGKFTLYKVFELSQTNLKPEAYPKAMPNRHYNFETDKVKTKEVLLGLQDYAQKLGVAISTDEHHVLGNAKGAFYPNDQKILLNPDNSIGEKIGTTIHELAHATLHNFHEGKNELHLSTGRKELEAEMTSYLVSKHFGLDTSEEAIQYMSHWTNQLKDLNDKELNQSMTRIHKTVSCVIKSVEKHTKPYQLNKNRGQNFGSRFPNKSLKM, encoded by the coding sequence ATGGTAAACGAAACAACCTCGAAATCGGCAAATTATGGTAGTAAAAGTCGAAAAGAAAGGGTAGATTTAGCTCGTTCACGTGATATTTTGGATGTTGCGGAACAATTAGGAATGGAATTAGAAAGAGCTGGTCGTGATTATCGTTGGAAAGAACATGATAGCTTAGTCATTACTCCAAACAAAAATGTTTGGAAATGGTTTTCTAGAGATCAGGGCGGTGATGTGATTGCTTTGGTTGAAACAATAAAAGAAATCAATTTTAATCAAGCAATTGATTATTTAAATGATGGTGTCTTTAAAACATTTGATTATAGTGGAAAGCAAGAGAAACAAGAACCATTCCGTTATCTTATGGAAAAATATGAGCATCCTGACTTTGAAATTGCTAGAAACTATTTAAAAAATGAAAGAGGTCTTTCTGATGAAACAATCAATTTCTTTTTAACTTCTGGAAAAATGGCAGAAGCTACTAGAAAAAAGGGAGATTATTTTGAACCTGCCATTGTCTTTAAGTATAAAGATTTAGATGGGAAGCTAGTTGGTGCTAGTTTGCAAGGGATTGTAGAAAATCGAGTTCAACATCCTGAACGTGGTCGTTTGAAGCAAATTATTCAAAATTCAGATAGCATGCAAGGATTTAGTGTTGATGTAGGAAATCCTAAACGCCTTGTTTTTGCAGAGGCTCCAATAGACTTAATGAGTTATTATCAAGCGAATAAAGAGCATTTGAATGATGTACGCTTAGTGGCTATGGATGGTTTAAAGGAATCAACAATAGGTTTTCATTTGGCTCAATTACAATCAGAGTTATCAGGACGACCGCTTAATTGGTCACGTCAACAATTGGCAGATGGTGTCAATATTGCAGCTCAAAACGGATTCTTCAAATATGGAAAACGTTCTGATATGATTACTTTAGCAGTAGATAATGATGCTGCAGGTAACAATTTTATTACGAATTTCTTAAAGAAAGAAATTCCTGTTCAAATTGATATTCCGCCAATCTTATATCGAAATCGAGACAAAGCAGATTGGAATGATTATCTCACCCGACCAGCTACTCCTGGAACAGTACTATATCATGTTTATAGTTTTGATAGAGAGAATGAAGATTATCATTATCATGGCTATTATCCTGAAGAACTAGCTGTTTTTAAACAAAAAGAATTGACATCTGATAAAGTAAAAGTAGTGACTTCTAAAGAAATTTTAATGAAGGAGGAAATAGAACCTTCGATAGCTTTTACTGAAGAGGTATTACAAGATAGTGCAAGCCAAAAAGTATTAACTTCAATTCAGGAACTTCAAGATCGTAGTTACGCTAATCAAATCAGTTATAGTAGCTTGACTGGCAATATTAAAACATTAACAGAGAGTGTTCAAAATAAGGTTCAAAGAGGGCAATTAAGCATTCATTTATCTGATGAGGTTTACTTCTATACTTTAGTCAACTATACAGGGTGGAGCTACCCTATGCAGCAACTGAAACCGGCAGCCTTAGATGTGCTAATAGAGCATCGTTCTTTCTTCGAAAGTATTAACGAGACGAATATTGAGCGTTTCAAAGAAAAAGGCACACCTGAACAAAATCAAATGTATCAGCTATTAAAAGGGATTCAAAAAGAACTGGGACGTTCTGATACCTCTACTATTTTCTCAGAAGAAGTCGCTATCAGTGCTTACAATCTTAACAATCGGCTGGATAGTCTAACAGCAGAGAACTGGGGTAAGTCTATCAGTGAGCCACTAAACAGCTTAGGACGAGATACATGGAATATTCTTAGCTATCCTGCAAATCAGTTAGATACACCAAATAATGACTATTTCTATCAGTTAGTTCCTTATCACTTGTTGGAATATCTTGAACATTCTACTGGACAAACTGAAATTTCAGTAGATGTATATGAACAAATTCTAGATAAATTAAAATACAGATCTGTAGAAGTGATTCCTCCAGAAGAGGACATCAAGAAGACTCAAAATGAAGACTCATTGCAAAATATTACACAAGAAAAGGATCAGAAAGACAATAGCCGTTTGGCTCAAGCTCAACGAAAATTAAATCGTTTAAAAGGAGAATTGGATAACTCAATTCAAGCGGCTCAAGAACATCAAAACTTAACAAACGGTCAGCCAATGAATGATAAGCGAAATGGAGCTGCATTCTTTAAAAAACAAGAGCAATTGGAAAATAAGGTCTTTTCTACAATGGATGAAATTAAAAAGCAAGAAGAGAGAGTAGAAAAGTTGCAATACCAAAAAGAACTCAAAGAAAAAGGGCTTAACCGTCAGGGAAATGGTCTTGAAATGAGTGTACAAAATCTTCCAAAAATTCGAGAAGAAATTGAAAAAGCTGACCGTGGAGAATCAATGTTTACTAAAGAGACTATTAAACGTTATCGGCAGGAATTAGAACGATTAGAAGCTGCTCAAAACAAAGCAGAAGGTGTGATTATTCAGCCTGCAGCTCAATCTCTAATTGATGAAGGAATTGTCAATCAATGGCAAAAAAGACCTGATACTTATTTTGTGAAAGGTCTGAGAAGAGTTGCGTTAGAGCTGACTGAGGAAGGAAACTTTCAAATTTCTTCAAATTGGAAGTATCAGCCAAAAACGGAAGACGAAAAGGAGAAAGTAGAGGACTTGCTGAGTCGTCAGTCTCTTCAGCAGGAACACATTATTAAAGAACATGTTGAGGTGAAACCCCAATTACAAGTTGCTTTTGATTTCTCGGAAAATCAGGTTCTATCAAATAAGTATCATGAAGGCGATATTGTCCTTTATCAGGAGTTTGTAAAAGATTTCTATCCTGAAATGATTCGTCGCCGTACAGAATCAGTCGCCTTGCAAAATGGCTATGATAAAACTTACTTTGCTTTATTAGATGAGAATAACAACGAACTTGTAAAAGATATTCGATTTGATTTAGGGGATCCGACTACTAGATTATCAGAGAAGTGTGAAAATTATTTACCTCCTAAATACCTAACCATTGCAAAAAAGATTGATCAGAATTATTTTGGCGATCAATCATCTATCCAAGAAGTGACTGAAAATATCAAAAAAGCTCCTGAGCAAGCTCAAGAGCAAATGATTGATAGGACCAATGGTGGCACGGGTTCTTTACAGCCCGAAGCTGAAGGTAGCACCTCACCCGTACTTGAAACAAGTACCTTTGAACGGTCTGTTACCAGCCGCCCTACATCATCCTATCCTTACTTACATTTTACCACAAATTATGCAGAAGTGCAAAAAAGAATAGGAAACTATCATCCAATAACACCAGTAGATTTGAAGCGGTTAAATCAATATGCACCATCTATTCAATCTACAGCACGCTGGTATTTAGATGAACTTGCAGATAGTAAGATTAGTTTTATCTATGCAGATAGAGGAATTGAAAATATCTTAGAAGTTACTTTCCAAAAAGAAAACTTTATTCATCTATCAGGAATTAGACCTTTTGAAGAAGGAAAAGGAGCTGCAGACTTTTTGGAAGATTTTGCGTCTGGTTATGGTTTTTATGATGGAATGTTAATCAGTAATGCAATTAAAGATAAGCTACAGGTTCTTCCTATGCTACAGGATATTTTAGAACCACAATCATTTGTTTTAGATGATTTAACCAGTGTTGAAAAACTGCATAATTTGAACATGAGTGAAGCCATTAAATCGAAGGATGAAGATTTTCTTCTGTTGTTCAAAGATGCAGGGGATGAGAAAATACCAGCTTCTTTGATGAAATTAAAAGGAGAATTGGCAACCAATGTACAAGATTTGGCTGAAAAAACAATTCTTGGTATTTACCGTGAACGTAATGGTCAAATAGAACAACTGGCTATCAATGACGATTATGTTAAGGATGATGGCGAGGAAATGTTATCAGTCTTAAAAAATAGACAATACGAAGAAATTCTTGAGAGAATCGAGCCACAAAATGAACAACTTTCTCAGCTGGAAAATCAAAGCCTTAATCAGGAATTAGGAAAAGACTTAGACAGACCTTTGAATGTTCTTGAATCGGTATCAGAAGATGCTGAAATGGGTCAAGAAGCTTCCTCAATTGGTTCTCCCAAGCAAGAATTAAAAGATGGCTTGGCAAGACGTGTTGAAGAGATTATAAAACAAAACCAAAAAGAGGCTTTAGTAGCTTCAATTCCTGAACTTCAAGAGAAATTATCAAGGGAAAGTGATTTGATTGGCTCATCTCTAACAGATGAGGGAATGCTTTATACACATCAAGAATCATTTGGAAAAGATTATCAATTAGAATTAGCTGTTCATAGTTCAATTGCTGTTGAATCTTTAACAGAACAGCCAGCTCCTTGGAGTTTAGCTGTTTTAAAAGATAATCAAATACTTGGCTATCTAGCTTATGGTAGTGACTGGGGAAATGACTTCCAAATTGAGGATAATTTAGAAGGCTTAGTTGAACAGATTCTTTCAGAAGAAGTTTCTAAAGGTCTCTATTCACAAGAAGAAATAGATACTTTCCTGAAAGAATTTCAGGTTGGTGAGGATCGCCAAAATAATCAGGTTGAAGAGTTTTCTTCAGATGCTCCATTTGATTATGAGAAAGCTTCTGCTTATGAACTAAGTGAAATAGCTTTTCAAAAGATTCGTGAGTTTACTCAATCACCAGAAGAGTTAGCTCATTATATGGATTTTATGAGTAAATTTCCAACTCTATCTCCTAGAAATGCTGCTTTAGTTCAAGCACAATGGCCGGGAGCAAATGCTGTAGCAACCTTTAATCAATGGAAAGCGTTAGGAGAAACATTAGGAATCAGTTCTGATGATGTTGTTCAAACAACTAATACTTTTACTAATAAGAGGACAGGTAACAGTCAAGAGGTAACTAAACAAACCTTGTCTGTCAAAGCTGGAGAACATGCACAAATCACTCTTTTTCGTCCAGTCATGGAAGAGATGATTCCGGTTTTCGATGAGAATGGGAAACAGGTAATCAATGGTAAAGGGCATCCAAAATTTAAGAAGAAAAAAGAAGCCTCTTTAGAAGAAAAACAATTGATTGCTGAAGGAAAACTGAAGGTTGTTCGATTTCAGGTACGAGATTTGTTGAAGGGGCAAGGGAAATTCACCTTATATAAAGTATTTGAACTAAGCCAAACGAATCTAAAACCAGAAGCTTATCCTAAAGCGATGCCGAATCGTCATTACAACTTTGAAACAGACAAAGTTAAAACAAAAGAGGTTCTACTAGGACTTCAAGACTATGCTCAAAAGCTTGGAGTTGCTATTTCAACAGATGAGCATCATGTTTTAGGAAATGCTAAAGGTGCTTTTTATCCAAATGACCAGAAAATCTTATTAAATCCTGATAATTCAATCGGAGAGAAAATTGGTACAACGATTCATGAGTTAGCTCATGCTACGCTACATAATTTTCATGAAGGAAAAAATGAACTCCATCTTTCAACTGGAAGAAAAGAGTTGGAAGCAGAAATGACCAGTTACTTGGTTTCTAAGCATTTTGGACTAGATACCAGTGAGGAAGCCATTCAGTATATGTCGCATTGGACAAATCAATTGAAGGATTTGAATGATAAAGAGTTAAATCAATCCATGACTCGTATTCACAAGACTGTTTCATGCGTTATAAAAAGTGTTGAGAAACACACAAAACCTTATCAGTTGAATAAAAATAGAGGACAGAATTTCGGCTCTCGATTTCCAAACAAAAGTTTAAAAATGTAA
- a CDS encoding type IA DNA topoisomerase, producing MITVLLAEKDDQAATYAAALGEGRKKGMTWIIQQSPYLEGEIHIVAAEGHLFEYEPPNNNWDLEKLPLLDVSFKQHLKDDKKSKNRFNVIYQEVKKSDRVLIGTDSDREGERIAYSILSHIPGGKEKIWKRLWVHSMTKKGLQCSFQNLRDPTETYNYYLEAEARAQSDWLVGMNLSPFVTLSLQHSGKVLRKKENLFSVGRVQTPTIRILCENDISIRNFVPQTYWKLQLEDKQTGIVFSNSEPYYDSEEVFKIARNLSEVSTVSSIESEEHVKAAPPLFCLSDLQEYAAKRWKFDVSMTEQLVERLYLKKYLSYPRTDSRYITQEEFDYLSSNIAAYQQVLQCSFEVAHPEARKNYVNPEKIGENSHYALIPTEKIPDLLSLTPQERLIYEAVTRRTILMFAEDCRYETTTVQLKNQGLEFVTRGRKMVRLGWSEWANQTIRKDVFLPHYQAAQKVSSMISVCEEVTKPPKRITESQLIGSIFSKYGLGTPATKAAIIQTIQDRGYVTKDKKTGQFTPTKKAYLLINFLYDNEFSNPETTGGWENFLSQIGEGNINPREFVDAIKEKLKNQIVATEERGECS from the coding sequence ATGATTACCGTTTTATTAGCAGAAAAAGATGATCAGGCGGCAACCTATGCAGCTGCATTAGGAGAAGGTCGCAAAAAAGGAATGACATGGATTATTCAACAGAGTCCTTACCTTGAAGGAGAAATTCATATCGTTGCAGCAGAAGGACACTTATTTGAATATGAACCTCCAAATAACAACTGGGATTTAGAAAAACTCCCTTTACTAGATGTATCTTTTAAGCAGCACTTAAAAGACGACAAGAAAAGCAAGAATCGTTTTAATGTTATCTATCAAGAAGTTAAAAAATCAGATCGTGTTCTTATTGGAACAGATTCTGATCGTGAAGGAGAGCGGATTGCTTATTCTATTCTGTCTCATATTCCAGGAGGAAAAGAAAAAATTTGGAAACGATTGTGGGTTCACTCTATGACCAAAAAAGGTTTACAATGCTCTTTTCAAAATTTAAGAGATCCAACAGAGACTTATAACTATTATTTAGAAGCAGAAGCCCGTGCGCAAAGTGATTGGTTAGTAGGGATGAACTTATCCCCTTTTGTAACCTTGTCTCTTCAACATTCAGGAAAAGTCTTACGGAAGAAAGAAAATCTTTTTTCAGTTGGTCGTGTTCAAACACCTACAATTCGGATTTTATGTGAAAACGATATTAGCATAAGAAATTTCGTTCCACAGACTTATTGGAAATTACAGCTAGAAGATAAGCAAACAGGTATCGTCTTTTCAAACTCTGAACCTTACTATGATAGCGAAGAAGTATTTAAAATAGCTAGAAACTTGTCAGAGGTTTCTACAGTTTCTTCTATTGAATCAGAAGAACATGTAAAGGCAGCCCCTCCTCTATTTTGCTTGTCTGACTTGCAGGAGTATGCTGCTAAACGTTGGAAGTTTGATGTTTCTATGACAGAGCAATTAGTAGAGAGGCTTTATCTTAAAAAATATTTGTCTTATCCTCGAACAGATAGTCGCTATATTACACAAGAAGAATTTGACTATTTGTCAAGTAATATAGCTGCTTATCAACAAGTATTACAGTGTTCTTTTGAGGTGGCACACCCTGAAGCAAGAAAAAACTATGTAAATCCTGAAAAAATTGGAGAAAACAGCCACTATGCGCTGATTCCAACTGAAAAAATTCCTGATCTGCTTTCTTTGACACCCCAAGAGCGCTTGATTTATGAGGCAGTCACAAGAAGAACTATTTTAATGTTTGCGGAAGATTGTCGCTATGAAACAACAACTGTTCAATTGAAAAATCAAGGTTTAGAATTTGTGACACGTGGAAGAAAGATGGTTCGTTTAGGTTGGAGTGAGTGGGCAAATCAAACTATTCGAAAAGATGTCTTCTTGCCTCATTATCAAGCGGCTCAAAAAGTTTCTAGTATGATTTCTGTTTGTGAAGAAGTAACAAAACCACCTAAACGCATTACAGAAAGTCAGTTGATTGGCTCTATTTTTTCAAAATATGGTCTTGGAACTCCAGCCACAAAAGCGGCTATTATTCAGACAATTCAAGATAGGGGATATGTCACAAAAGATAAGAAAACAGGTCAATTTACACCAACCAAAAAAGCTTATCTCCTGATTAACTTTTTATATGATAATGAATTTTCTAATCCAGAAACAACAGGAGGATGGGAAAATTTCTTATCTCAAATTGGTGAAGGAAACATCAACCCACGAGAATTTGTGGATGCGATTAAAGAAAAATTGAAGAACCAGATTGTGGCTACTGAGGAAAGAGGTGAGTGCAGTTGA
- a CDS encoding AAA family ATPase, which produces MNQASKTPFLDQFTENLSQKISQKPKDYQVYGREEEIQAVIISLCRRTKNNPILIGEPGVGKTAILEGLALEILQDRVPETLKGLTVRSLELSSLMNESEGSFITKLKNIIDELKKTPGQNLLFIDEFHTVVGAGSQNGESLDAGNVLKPSLSRGEIQLIGATTLDEFHEYIEQDRALERRTQPILIKEPTIAQAIEIVGQAKEIYEDYHNVSISHEAVCQAVKLSTRYIPDRFLPDKAFDLIDEAATIVSSKGQELVTEREIAEVLKKQTGIPVTTVLKGNKERLDSLEEKLHQRVKGQDEAIKAVVEVIKISQAGMQDENKPIGSLLFLGTTGVGKTELSKALAEGLFDDEEALIRFDMSEYSQKGDVTKLIGDRNRRSKGLLTEGVKRKPYSVILLDEIEKAHPDIYDLLLQVIDDGRLTDATGRLVSFKNTIVIMTTNIGQEKLLTKAAMKGSLRHLTEREQIQFEASMEIELKTEFRPEFLNRIEYKVIFNLLEREDLEEIVEKNMKEIEERTNKKGLFLSYDPAVLDYLVDIGTDSKNGARPLERLLKRKIQAPISDIILKLPNIKAHQYVVHIQVEGEKEESNPRKDPRQLQFNVLNQSNYLFN; this is translated from the coding sequence TTGAATCAAGCATCAAAGACTCCTTTTTTAGACCAATTTACAGAGAATTTATCTCAAAAAATTAGTCAAAAGCCAAAGGATTATCAAGTGTATGGAAGGGAGGAAGAAATTCAAGCTGTCATTATCTCTCTTTGCAGACGAACGAAGAATAATCCTATTTTGATTGGTGAACCTGGTGTTGGGAAAACAGCAATTTTAGAAGGATTAGCTTTGGAAATCTTACAAGATCGTGTTCCCGAAACATTAAAAGGCTTAACTGTCCGTTCCCTTGAATTGTCTAGTTTAATGAATGAGAGCGAAGGAAGTTTTATCACAAAACTGAAAAACATCATTGATGAATTAAAGAAAACTCCTGGTCAAAATCTACTCTTTATTGATGAATTTCATACAGTGGTCGGTGCTGGGAGTCAGAATGGAGAATCACTAGATGCAGGAAATGTTTTGAAACCTTCTTTGTCTCGTGGAGAGATTCAGTTGATTGGTGCTACTACATTAGATGAATTTCATGAGTATATTGAACAAGATCGTGCTTTGGAACGCAGAACCCAACCAATTCTCATTAAAGAGCCAACAATTGCACAAGCGATTGAAATTGTGGGGCAAGCAAAAGAAATTTATGAAGACTATCATAATGTTTCAATCAGTCATGAAGCTGTTTGTCAAGCCGTGAAACTATCTACCCGTTATATTCCCGATCGCTTTCTTCCTGATAAAGCTTTTGATTTGATTGATGAGGCTGCTACTATAGTTTCTTCAAAGGGACAAGAACTTGTTACAGAACGGGAAATAGCAGAAGTGCTGAAGAAGCAAACTGGTATTCCAGTAACTACTGTTTTAAAGGGAAACAAAGAACGCTTAGATTCTTTAGAAGAAAAGCTTCATCAGCGAGTAAAAGGACAAGATGAAGCTATCAAAGCTGTTGTAGAAGTGATTAAAATTAGTCAAGCTGGAATGCAAGACGAAAACAAGCCAATTGGTTCCCTTCTTTTCTTAGGAACAACTGGAGTTGGAAAAACAGAATTGTCAAAAGCTCTGGCTGAAGGATTATTTGATGATGAAGAAGCGTTGATTCGATTTGATATGTCAGAATACTCTCAAAAAGGTGATGTCACTAAATTGATTGGAGATAGAAATCGTAGAAGCAAGGGACTTTTAACAGAAGGAGTCAAAAGAAAACCTTATTCCGTTATTTTGCTCGATGAAATAGAAAAAGCTCATCCAGACATCTATGACCTTCTTCTTCAGGTGATTGATGATGGTCGATTAACAGATGCGACCGGAAGATTAGTCAGTTTCAAAAATACTATTGTGATTATGACAACGAATATTGGTCAAGAAAAGCTTTTGACAAAAGCTGCTATGAAAGGCAGTCTTCGTCATTTAACAGAACGGGAACAAATTCAATTTGAAGCTAGTATGGAAATTGAACTCAAAACAGAATTTCGCCCTGAATTTTTAAATCGGATTGAATACAAAGTGATTTTCAATTTACTCGAAAGAGAAGATTTAGAAGAAATCGTGGAGAAAAATATGAAAGAAATCGAGGAGCGAACGAATAAAAAGGGATTGTTCTTATCTTATGACCCAGCTGTTCTGGATTATTTAGTAGATATCGGAACAGATTCTAAAAATGGTGCTCGTCCACTTGAACGATTATTGAAAAGAAAAATTCAAGCTCCTATTTCAGATATTATTTTAAAACTTCCGAATATAAAAGCCCATCAGTACGTTGTTCATATTCAAGTAGAAGGAGAAAAAGAAGAAAGTAATCCCCGAAAAGACCCTCGTCAATTGCAATTTAATGTTTTAAATCAGTCAAACTATTTATTCAACTGA
- a CDS encoding TrbC/VirB2 family protein, with translation MKSYLTTQLTKVRNKSKIYFSSLALFLTGVSAHIVYAADPFEKSKNLAQQGITKIQGISIFLFGLGLVVTGLVYSLGGREIKAAIKKHWLAIAIGIIVVSTGPSIVEWFYNFVKS, from the coding sequence ATGAAATCATATTTGACAACACAACTAACTAAGGTGAGAAATAAAAGTAAAATCTATTTCTCCTCCCTTGCTCTTTTCTTAACAGGTGTATCTGCTCATATTGTGTATGCAGCAGATCCGTTTGAAAAAAGTAAAAACCTTGCACAACAAGGAATCACTAAAATACAAGGTATTAGCATTTTTCTATTTGGACTGGGACTTGTTGTTACTGGTCTTGTCTATAGCTTAGGAGGACGAGAAATAAAAGCAGCTATTAAAAAGCACTGGTTAGCCATTGCTATAGGTATCATCGTTGTATCTACTGGTCCAAGTATTGTAGAGTGGTTTTATAACTTTGTTAAAAGTTAG